TCACTTTATCAGAAATGGTTTCTACTATAGAAAATGCACTGGGGAAAACTGCCATAAAAAAAATTCTGCCAATGCAGCCGGGAGATGTCACAAAAACGAATGCAGATATTACCAAAGCAAAGGATTTAATAGGGTACAAACCTGCCACAGACTTCCAAAATGGCATAAAAAAATTTGTGGAATGGTTTTTGAGAAAACGACATTAAGTAAATTGCTGACATAGCTGCCAGTTAGTTTGTGACAGCCATTTATAAGAAAAAATTATAAAAAGAATTGAAAATCAAGTATAAAAAAGTTTATTATACAACCTATTTTTATACTTTTGCAAAAAATTAGAAAATTATGTACTGGACATTAGAATTAGCTTCATATTTAAGTGACGCACCCTGGCCAATGACAAAAGCAGAGCTTATTGACTACGCAATCAGAACTGGTGCACCTATGGAGGTAGTAGAAAACCTTCAGGCAATCGAAGACGAAGGAGAAATTTATGAATCTATCGAAGAAGTATGGAGTGACTATCCTACTGACGAGGATTTCCTTTGGAACGAGGACGAATATTAATAAAGCGATAAGCTTTAGGCTGCGTGCTTAGAGCTTTTTTGCCCTTTTTATATATTAATTTACACGATAAGCGTGTCATTTAAAACGCTTAAAGCATCTTGCATTAAGCATAAAGCAAAAAATTTATGAGTTTTTTAAACAAAGTTCTTAAAGGGTTTTTGGGAGACAAAAAAGCGCAGGACCTAAAAGAAGTAAAAAAAGTTGTAACAAAAATCAAGGCTGTAGAACCTAACATCCAACAATTGTCGGATGATGGGTTAAGACAAAAAACGGCTGAGTTTAAAGAGAATATAAAATCTGCAACCAGCAAGATCACAGCTCAAATAGAACAGATAAAAGAGCAGATAAAAAATTCAACCAACGTTGACGAAAAAGAAGCTCTTTTTTCAAAAATTGAGTCTCTAAAGAAAGAATCATACGAAATTGAAGAAAAAGTTCTGATTCAGGTTCTTCCCGAAGCTTTTGCATTGATCAAAGAAACGGCAAGAAGATGGGCACAGAATGGAGAAATCCGTGTAACAGCAACTGACTGGGACAGAGAACTGGCTGCTGCAGGAAAAGATTTCGTGAGCATTCAGGGAGACACAGCTGTTTGGAAAAACTCATGGGATGCTGCCGGAACTCCAGTAGTTTGGGATATGGTCCACTATGATGTTCAGTTTATCGGAGGAGTTATTCTTCACAGTGGTAAAATTGCCGAAATGGCAACCGGTGAAGGTAAAACTTTGGTAGGAACATTACCTATTTACTTAAATTCACTTCCTGAAAGAGGAGTACACGTTGTAACCGTGAATGACTATCTTGCAAAAAGAGACTCCGCATGGATGGGTCCTCTTTATCAGTTCCACGGAATGTCTATCGACTGTATCGATAACCACCAGCCGAATTCAGACGGAAGAAGAAAAGCATACAACTCAGATATTACTTACGGAACCAACAATGAATTCGGTTTCGATTATCTGAGAGATAACATGGTAACTTCACCTTCAGAATTGGTACAAAGAGAATTGAACTTTGCTATTGTGGATGAAGTTGACTCTGTATTGGTAGATGATGCAAGAACACCATTGATCATTTCTGGTCCGGTTCCTCAGGGAGACAGACAGGAATTTGATGTTCTTAAACCTTCTATTGACAGAATTGTTGAAGTACAAAAGAAAACCGTTTCTGCTATTTTCAACGAAGCGAAAAAATTAATCGCTGCAGGAAATACAAAAGAAGGTGGATTCAAATTACTTCAGGCATACAGAGGTCTTCCAAAAAACAGACAATTAATCAAATTCTTATCGGAAAGCGGAAACAGAGCATTGCTTCAGAAAGTTGAATCGCAGTATATGCAGGACAACAACCGTGATATGCCGATCGTAGATAAAGATCTTTATTTCGTCATCGAGGAGAAAAACAATCAGGTAGACCTTACAGACAAAGGTGTTGAGTACATGTCTCAAGGAAACTCTGATGCTAACTTCTTCGTACTTCCGGATATCGGAACTGAGATTGCTGAAGTAGAAGCTAAAAACCTTTCCAAAGAAGAAGAGTTTGAAGCTAAAGAAAGACTTTTCTCTGATTTTGCTGAAAAATCTGAGCGTGTTCACACGATGAGCCAGCTATTGAAAGCGTATACATTATTTGAAAAAGATGATGAGTATGTAGTAATTGATGGTGAAGTAAAAATCGTTGACGAGCAGACAGGTCGTATCATGGAGGGTCGTCGTTATTCAGATGGTCTTCACCAGGCGATCGAAGCGAAAGAGAACGTAAAAATTGAGGCTGCTACTCAAACTTTTGCCACTATCACGCTTCAGAACTATTTCCGTATGTACAACAAACTTGCGGGGATGACTGGTACAGCTGAAACGGAGGCTGGTGAACTTTGGGAAATCTACAAACTAGATGTAGTGGTTATCCCAACAAACCGTCCAATTTTAAGAAATGACAAACAGGATTTAGTTTTCAAAACTAACAGAGAAAAATATAATGCTGTAATTGAAGAAGTAGAAAAATTAACAGAAGCAAAAAGACCTGTACTTGTAGGGACTACTTCTGTTGAAATTTCCCAATTGCTTTCAAAAGCGCTTCAGTTAAGAAAAATTCCTCACCAGGTACTGAACGCGAAGCTTCACAAGAAAGAAGCTGAGATTGTGGCAGGAGCAGGACAGCCGGGAGTTGTAACTATTGCAACGAACATGGCAGGTCGTGGTACGGATATTAAGCTTTCTAAAGAAGTAAAAGAAGCTGGAGGTTTAGCTATTATCGGTACTGAAAGACACGATTCAAGACGTGTTGACAGACAGCTTAGAGGTAGAGCAGGACGTCAGGGAGATCCTGGAAGTTCTCAGTTCTATGTATCTCTTGAAGATAATTTAATGCGTTTATTCGGTTCTGAAAGAATTGCTAAAATGATGGACAGAATGGGTCATAAAGAAGGTGAAGTAATTCAGCACTCTATGATCAGCAAGTCTATTGAAAGAGCTCAGAAGAAAGTAGAAGAAAACAACTTCGGAACAAGAAAGAGACTTCTTGAGTATGATGACGTAATGAACAAACAACGTGACGTAATCTACAAGAGAAGAAAGAATGCTCTGTTTGGAGATCACTTGAAATATGACATTACGAATATGATTTTCGATGTTGCCAATTCTATCGTTACGAAAGGAAAGGCTTCAGGAAGCTATAAAGATTTTGAATACGAAATTATTAAAACATTTACAATGGAATCTCCGGTTTCTCAAAATGATTTTAATAATAAAAATGTTCAGGATCTGACGAATATTTTATTCAATGCAGCTCAGGAAGATTACAGAATGAAATTGAATTTATTGAAAGAGAAATCATTCCCAATCATTGAGAATGTATACCAAAATCAAGGTTCAATGTTCAAAATGATCCAG
The window above is part of the Chryseobacterium sp. MA9 genome. Proteins encoded here:
- a CDS encoding DUF2795 domain-containing protein; amino-acid sequence: MYWTLELASYLSDAPWPMTKAELIDYAIRTGAPMEVVENLQAIEDEGEIYESIEEVWSDYPTDEDFLWNEDEY
- the secA gene encoding preprotein translocase subunit SecA; translation: MSFLNKVLKGFLGDKKAQDLKEVKKVVTKIKAVEPNIQQLSDDGLRQKTAEFKENIKSATSKITAQIEQIKEQIKNSTNVDEKEALFSKIESLKKESYEIEEKVLIQVLPEAFALIKETARRWAQNGEIRVTATDWDRELAAAGKDFVSIQGDTAVWKNSWDAAGTPVVWDMVHYDVQFIGGVILHSGKIAEMATGEGKTLVGTLPIYLNSLPERGVHVVTVNDYLAKRDSAWMGPLYQFHGMSIDCIDNHQPNSDGRRKAYNSDITYGTNNEFGFDYLRDNMVTSPSELVQRELNFAIVDEVDSVLVDDARTPLIISGPVPQGDRQEFDVLKPSIDRIVEVQKKTVSAIFNEAKKLIAAGNTKEGGFKLLQAYRGLPKNRQLIKFLSESGNRALLQKVESQYMQDNNRDMPIVDKDLYFVIEEKNNQVDLTDKGVEYMSQGNSDANFFVLPDIGTEIAEVEAKNLSKEEEFEAKERLFSDFAEKSERVHTMSQLLKAYTLFEKDDEYVVIDGEVKIVDEQTGRIMEGRRYSDGLHQAIEAKENVKIEAATQTFATITLQNYFRMYNKLAGMTGTAETEAGELWEIYKLDVVVIPTNRPILRNDKQDLVFKTNREKYNAVIEEVEKLTEAKRPVLVGTTSVEISQLLSKALQLRKIPHQVLNAKLHKKEAEIVAGAGQPGVVTIATNMAGRGTDIKLSKEVKEAGGLAIIGTERHDSRRVDRQLRGRAGRQGDPGSSQFYVSLEDNLMRLFGSERIAKMMDRMGHKEGEVIQHSMISKSIERAQKKVEENNFGTRKRLLEYDDVMNKQRDVIYKRRKNALFGDHLKYDITNMIFDVANSIVTKGKASGSYKDFEYEIIKTFTMESPVSQNDFNNKNVQDLTNILFNAAQEDYRMKLNLLKEKSFPIIENVYQNQGSMFKMIQVPFTDGHKTMTIVADLKEAYDTQCESLVNDFEKNITLSIIDENWKLHLREMDDLRRSSQGAVYEQKDPLVIYKQESFHLFSEMIDKLNKEIISFLYKGEIPA